The following nucleotide sequence is from Triticum dicoccoides isolate Atlit2015 ecotype Zavitan chromosome 7B, WEW_v2.0, whole genome shotgun sequence.
GTAACCTACAAAACTGCTAAACTTACGTAGATTGTTTAAGGATGTATATCCAGTAGATGTGGAATTACTGAGTGATCTACCGTGCGTACGTGTTGACTTTGAGTCCATTGTCGTTTGTACGGCAATTAGTACATACATAAGTATGTTGTATGCTGACCCGATTAGCTTTAGCTTGAATCGATCGCAAACTAGTGATTGTCATTGCTTCATCTTCATGGTTTCACATGCACCTGCTTCCTAGTGCGCAATTAGCATGAAATAACGCGTGACACGTCAGACATGCATGCCACCAGCTAGCCAACCGAACCGAAATGTCTATTGGATCAATGAGAGTTTGTGGACCGTACGTCCTCGAAATCAACGGCTCGGATTAACCGCCAAGCGAGAGGAGTGCCTTGCATGGGAAAAGTCTAGGCGTTGACGACTTGGCGCGCAAACCACGAATATCCCATCTATATAGACACACACATGCCAAGGCGTGCTTCTGATTTGGATTAACCAACAGACCGATCCACAAGTTGAGCTGCAGAATAAGATAGATCAATGGCGTTGACGGCCGCGCTGGGGAGACGGGGAGCGGAGCAAGATCaggaaggcggtggcggcggcaatgGTGGCAATGGCAatggtggcggcgaggggaggatgATCATGCGGGAGGACATGTTCGACAAGGTGGTGACGCCGAGCGACGTGGGGAAGCTGAACCGGCTGGTGGTGCCCAAGCACTTCGCGGAGCGGCACCTCCTCCCGCGGGTCCCCGGCGGCGCGGCGGGGGCGGCCTGCCCCGGAGCCGTGCTGCGGTTCGAGGACGGCCGCGGCGGCGGGAAGGCGTGGGCGTTCCGCTTCTCCTACTGGAGCAGCAGCCAGAGCTACGTCATCACGAAAGGGTGGAGCGCCTTCGTCCGCGACCGCCGTCTCGCCGCCGGCGACACCGTCTCCTTCTGCCGCGCCGGCGCGCGCCTCTTCATCGACTGCCGGAGGCGTGGGGCCGGGGTCGTCTCGGCGCCGACGACATGCCTCCTCGTTCCAGTGGCGCTTCCGCAGCAGGCGACGTTGGACCAAGACAGGGCACCGCGCGGGCGGCGCCTCCGGCTGTTCGGCGTGGACCTCGAGCTCGCCGGTGCAGAATGATAGCAGATTAATTACGCACATTACTGTTAGATCATCGAAGAAAGAAGATATGAAGTTGAATTCATGTAGTGTTCGACTGTTCGTCAATGACAATCTCAAATTACTAGTAGTCTAGTACGATGCTACGATTGATTAAGTAGTTAAATGATAATCTCAAGTTCCATCGACGACGCTAGCGCGATGCAGTCGGGGGCGTCTCCGCGCCGCAGCTCCTGCTCGCCGTTGTAccccttggcggcggcggcgatctcctTGCTCTTGCCCCAGAGGAACGCGTAGCTTGCATACACTGTTGGGCTTGTATAGCACGAAATTTAAAATACCTCTAGGCCTGACTTGCTGAAAACGTTCAGATCGGCAGTTTCTTGTGAGCCAGGCCGAGACTAGCGAAAACGAGCGGGCCTTTGCATGAGTGAAGATGGAAGGGATGTGAGGCGTTTACATGGTGTCTTTCTTAAACCTCCAATAAGCTGCTCTCTAATCTTCTTTCTTCCATGTTCCTCTGATCTACACAACGGTGCTTCGATTCGAGGTTAGCTCTACATGCAAAAAGATGCACATCAATGCTACAGTTCCATTCATGCGACCGGTTTGTAGTTTCGTCGACCGTACATGCTCAATTCTTGTTCTAGTTTGGAGCTGTTTGGAAGAATTTTGTCAGATTTGTCATGCACGATGGATTGTTTGAAATTTTCTTTGACCAGCAGCCTAATCTCGCAGTTCTGCACAACA
It contains:
- the LOC119339272 gene encoding B3 domain-containing protein Os06g0107800-like: MALTAALGRRGAEQDQEGGGGGNGGNGNGGGEGRMIMREDMFDKVVTPSDVGKLNRLVVPKHFAERHLLPRVPGGAAGAACPGAVLRFEDGRGGGKAWAFRFSYWSSSQSYVITKGWSAFVRDRRLAAGDTVSFCRAGARLFIDCRRRGAGVVSAPTTCLLVPVALPQQATLDQDRAPRGRRLRLFGVDLELAGAE